One segment of Haloplanus natans DSM 17983 DNA contains the following:
- a CDS encoding SIMPL domain-containing protein: MIDTAVRNGATEAADVSFTLSTECRRTLERRARSAAMADARSKARALATDANLTVTGVQVIRTARSGAPRPVDAGAAMTETPVPTGASPSDIESGPVSVTATVQVVYEARPRTNATAR; the protein is encoded by the coding sequence GTGATCGACACCGCTGTCCGCAACGGCGCCACCGAAGCCGCCGACGTGTCCTTTACCCTCTCGACCGAGTGCCGCCGGACCCTCGAACGGCGGGCCCGGAGCGCCGCGATGGCCGACGCCCGGTCGAAGGCACGCGCCCTCGCGACCGACGCGAACCTCACCGTCACCGGGGTGCAGGTGATTCGGACGGCACGGAGCGGCGCGCCCCGTCCCGTCGACGCCGGGGCGGCGATGACGGAGACGCCCGTCCCGACCGGCGCGTCCCCGTCCGACATCGAATCCGGGCCGGTCTCCGTGACGGCGACGGTTCAGGTCGTCTACGAGGCCCGTCCTCGGACGAACGCGACCGCCCGATAG
- a CDS encoding SIMPL domain-containing protein (The SIMPL domain is named for its presence in mouse protein SIMPL (signalling molecule that associates with mouse pelle-like kinase). Bacterial member BP26, from Brucella, was shown to assemble into a channel-like structure, while YggE from E. coli has been associated with resistance to oxidative stress.), whose product MRRHRHALAAIGLALLLVAAGCSAGTDSPGATTETPVERTPASETESTIHVAGSGSADAEPNQAVVRVAVEAVGADAATARRRLAAKTSPMRAALDDIGIDDDRITTERYDIYRDRRRPREDGVDPRVQTARPTTSRSRSPTPTASAK is encoded by the coding sequence ATGCGCCGACACAGACACGCACTCGCCGCCATCGGCCTCGCACTGTTGCTCGTAGCCGCCGGCTGTTCGGCCGGCACCGACTCCCCGGGAGCGACCACGGAAACGCCGGTGGAGCGCACGCCAGCATCCGAGACGGAGAGCACCATCCACGTCGCCGGCAGCGGCAGCGCGGACGCCGAACCGAATCAGGCGGTCGTCCGGGTCGCCGTCGAGGCCGTCGGTGCCGACGCCGCGACTGCCCGGCGTCGTCTCGCCGCGAAAACCTCGCCTATGCGAGCGGCGCTCGACGACATCGGCATCGACGACGATCGAATCACCACGGAACGCTACGACATCTACCGGGATCGGCGGCGTCCGCGTGAGGACGGTGTCGACCCCCGCGTTCAGACCGCGCGCCCCACGACTTCGAGATCACGGTCGCCGACCCCGACCGCGTCGGCGAAGTGA
- a CDS encoding universal stress protein, with translation MGPILLATDGSTDARQAAREALDLAEDRNATLHVVCVVDERRFDDPALSSAELATIYAEDHAVVSVDEVVGMAEGRPVTVEGDTRHGIPDEIIVEYADEVDADTIVIGERGDHEEHFSGVGRHVRAATDRDVMIVKADSES, from the coding sequence ATGGGACCGATCTTACTGGCGACGGACGGGAGCACGGACGCACGACAGGCCGCCCGTGAGGCGCTTGACCTCGCCGAGGACCGTAACGCCACGCTCCACGTCGTCTGCGTCGTCGACGAGCGACGCTTCGACGACCCCGCTCTCAGTTCGGCCGAACTCGCGACCATCTACGCGGAGGATCACGCGGTCGTGTCCGTCGACGAGGTGGTCGGGATGGCAGAGGGTCGACCAGTGACGGTCGAGGGGGACACCCGCCACGGCATCCCGGACGAGATCATCGTCGAGTACGCCGACGAGGTGGACGCGGACACCATCGTCATCGGCGAACGCGGCGACCACGAGGAACACTTCTCCGGCGTGGGCCGGCACGTCAGGGCCGCGACCGACCGGGACGTGATGATCGTCAAGGCCGACTCCGAGTCGTAA
- a CDS encoding DUF2080 family transposase-associated protein produces MDRHAIKGHEVIEGEVKATGNGAHVLVPKRWRGADVKIVRTSESDE; encoded by the coding sequence ATGGATCGGCATGCAATCAAAGGCCATGAAGTCATCGAAGGCGAAGTAAAAGCCACTGGCAATGGCGCACACGTCCTCGTCCCAAAACGGTGGCGTGGAGCAGACGTAAAAATCGTCAGAACCTCTGAGTCTGACGAGTAA
- a CDS encoding cation:proton antiporter regulatory subunit, with protein sequence MRVYESEVPGVGRKFELELTGERSVVVVVHHDGRCELFRRDGSDADGEKILDLKGEQANRLGSILEGAYFESVDVDSLSVPLGDAIIEWVEVVPDSPVAGKTLGDSRVRTETGTSIIAIQRGEETISNPAPETALEPGDLLVAVGTREEQAELDALVEPE encoded by the coding sequence ATGCGGGTGTACGAGTCGGAGGTGCCCGGCGTTGGCCGGAAGTTCGAACTCGAACTCACGGGGGAGCGAAGCGTGGTGGTGGTCGTCCACCACGACGGCCGGTGCGAACTCTTCCGCCGGGACGGCTCCGACGCCGATGGCGAGAAAATCCTGGATCTGAAAGGCGAACAGGCCAACCGACTGGGCTCGATTCTCGAAGGTGCGTACTTCGAGTCGGTCGACGTGGACTCACTGTCGGTGCCCCTCGGGGACGCCATCATCGAGTGGGTCGAAGTGGTGCCCGACTCGCCGGTCGCCGGCAAGACCCTCGGGGACTCACGGGTGCGAACGGAGACTGGCACCTCGATCATCGCGATCCAGCGTGGCGAGGAGACCATCTCGAACCCGGCACCGGAGACGGCGCTCGAACCCGGCGACCTGCTGGTGGCGGTCGGGACGCGGGAGGAACAGGCCGAACTCGACGCGCTGGTCGAACCGGAGTAG
- a CDS encoding cupin domain-containing protein gives MAHALVNYDDVDPVGDGLHFLRDALDCANLGVSVLDVEAGWSGMAHDHADDGEEEVYVLVEGAATITVEDETVSMAAGDALRVDPDATRRIDAEADSLFVIAGAP, from the coding sequence ATGGCACACGCACTCGTCAACTACGACGACGTCGATCCGGTCGGTGACGGGCTTCACTTCCTGCGCGACGCCCTGGACTGTGCGAACCTCGGCGTGTCGGTGCTGGACGTGGAAGCAGGCTGGAGCGGTATGGCTCACGACCACGCCGATGACGGGGAGGAGGAGGTGTACGTCCTCGTCGAGGGAGCGGCGACCATCACGGTCGAGGACGAAACGGTGTCGATGGCGGCCGGCGACGCCCTGCGCGTCGACCCCGATGCGACCCGACGGATCGACGCCGAGGCCGACTCGCTGTTCGTCATCGCCGGCGCGCCGTGA
- a CDS encoding cation:proton antiporter — MAAETSLLEVGVMFAAIGAVGLLAARLDLSPIPFYILAGIGLNEFVLGAAGLPAVSASEFVGIGAELGIVFLLFFLGLEFNLERLLADKERIGRAGVIDLVVNFGVGLALGVYLFGDPLPALLLAGVVYISSSAIITKSLLDLGWIANPESSPLLGTLVFEDLVVAVYLAVVVALVSGGGDVWSAARAIGVAFAFIAFLLVLVAAGTTLFERLLDTPSTEYFILRAVGVTVLLAGAALAVGVSEAVAAFFVGMAFSSTEYVHDLETALSSIRDVFAAVFFFWIGVVTDPFVVVEATGVILLLVVVTAPTKLLSGFLGGRTYDLDDRRSLRVGLAMVTRGEFSLIIAAVALSAAGGTLAPETARTIYAAAVGYVLVMSALGTTLMGASGWFERFVTV; from the coding sequence ATGGCCGCTGAGACGAGCCTGCTCGAAGTCGGCGTGATGTTCGCGGCCATCGGCGCCGTTGGCTTACTCGCCGCCCGACTCGACCTCTCGCCCATCCCGTTCTACATCCTCGCGGGCATCGGCCTGAACGAGTTCGTCCTCGGGGCCGCCGGCCTCCCCGCCGTGTCGGCGAGCGAGTTCGTCGGCATCGGCGCCGAACTCGGCATCGTCTTCCTCCTGTTCTTTCTCGGACTGGAGTTCAACCTGGAGCGCCTGCTGGCCGACAAGGAACGCATCGGACGCGCGGGGGTGATCGACCTCGTCGTCAACTTCGGGGTCGGACTCGCCCTCGGCGTCTACCTGTTCGGCGACCCCCTGCCCGCACTCCTGCTCGCCGGCGTCGTCTACATCTCCTCCAGCGCCATCATCACGAAATCGCTGCTCGATCTTGGGTGGATCGCCAACCCCGAGAGCAGCCCCCTGCTCGGCACCCTCGTCTTCGAGGACCTCGTCGTCGCCGTCTACCTCGCCGTCGTCGTCGCGCTGGTCTCGGGTGGCGGCGACGTGTGGTCGGCGGCCCGCGCCATCGGCGTCGCCTTCGCCTTCATCGCCTTCCTCCTCGTCCTCGTCGCCGCGGGGACGACGCTGTTCGAACGCCTCCTCGACACCCCCTCTACGGAGTATTTCATCCTCCGGGCCGTCGGGGTGACGGTCCTGCTCGCGGGCGCGGCCCTCGCCGTCGGCGTCAGCGAGGCCGTCGCCGCCTTCTTCGTCGGCATGGCGTTCAGTTCGACGGAGTATGTCCACGACCTAGAGACCGCGCTCTCCTCGATTCGGGACGTCTTCGCCGCGGTCTTTTTTTTCTGGATCGGCGTCGTCACCGACCCGTTCGTGGTCGTCGAGGCTACAGGCGTCATCCTGTTGTTGGTCGTCGTCACGGCCCCAACCAAGCTTCTCAGCGGCTTCCTCGGCGGCCGAACGTACGACCTCGACGACCGCCGCTCGCTTCGGGTCGGGCTGGCGATGGTCACCCGTGGCGAGTTCTCGCTCATCATCGCCGCGGTGGCGCTCTCGGCGGCCGGCGGGACGCTCGCCCCCGAGACGGCCCGCACCATCTACGCCGCCGCCGTGGGTTACGTCCTCGTCATGAGCGCGCTGGGGACGACGCTGATGGGGGCGTCCGGATGGTTCGAGCGGTTCGTGACCGTCTGA
- a CDS encoding P-type ATPase, with translation MSASSGDDVDGDVDWHTLSAEEAVERLETDVAGLDTDEARDRLDAYGPNEITASNELSPFRILLAQFQDFLIYLLLLTAALSLGIGLLPGYDPDYADATLILLILLANGVFGFVQDYQAEKSIAALRELSSPEATVLRECDPTVVDATAVVPGDIPVLEAGDSVPADARLVETTELRMDESVLTGESTGVAKSAESVAAETPLAERADMVYMNTPAVEGRARAVAVRTGMDTEVGSIATQIRSAPDEPTPFQAEVDRLGKRIGYGIVALILVVVEVVCIEVIQSRYELSLHSNPWLVGAIATTMAMAMVIWAVSEPTMLPTTRSPAL, from the coding sequence ATGAGCGCCTCGTCAGGCGATGATGTCGACGGCGACGTGGACTGGCACACCCTGTCCGCCGAGGAGGCGGTCGAGCGTCTGGAGACGGACGTCGCGGGACTCGACACCGACGAGGCCCGTGACCGCCTCGACGCCTACGGGCCCAACGAGATCACCGCGAGCAACGAGTTGTCGCCGTTCCGAATCCTCCTCGCGCAGTTTCAGGATTTCCTCATCTACCTGCTCCTCCTTACCGCCGCTCTGTCGCTCGGGATCGGACTACTTCCGGGGTACGACCCCGACTACGCCGACGCGACGCTGATTCTCCTCATCCTCCTCGCCAACGGCGTCTTCGGGTTCGTCCAGGACTACCAGGCCGAGAAATCCATCGCCGCGCTCCGCGAACTGTCGTCGCCCGAGGCGACCGTTCTGCGGGAGTGCGACCCGACCGTCGTCGACGCGACGGCCGTCGTTCCCGGAGATATCCCCGTGCTCGAAGCGGGGGATTCGGTTCCGGCCGACGCCCGTCTCGTCGAGACGACGGAGCTACGGATGGACGAGTCGGTCCTCACCGGCGAGAGCACGGGCGTCGCGAAATCGGCCGAGTCGGTCGCCGCCGAGACGCCACTGGCCGAACGGGCCGACATGGTCTACATGAACACCCCGGCCGTCGAGGGCCGGGCGCGGGCCGTCGCGGTGCGGACGGGGATGGACACCGAAGTCGGGAGCATCGCGACCCAGATTCGCTCGGCACCGGACGAGCCGACGCCGTTCCAGGCGGAGGTTGACCGCCTCGGCAAACGGATCGGCTACGGCATCGTCGCGCTCATCCTCGTCGTCGTTGAGGTGGTTTGCATCGAAGTGATCCAGTCGCGCTACGAACTCTCGTTGCACTCGAACCCCTGGCTGGTCGGCGCCATCGCGACGACGATGGCGATGGCGATGGTGATCTGGGCCGTCTCCGAGCCGACGATGTTGCCGACGACGAGGTCGCCCGCGCTGTAG
- a CDS encoding RNA-guided endonuclease InsQ/TnpB family protein — translation MNYNYRYRLTPTVDQRETLDYHRDTCRQLYNHALYRFNQIPEDEGTVKQRVRTIRDELPDLKDWWDALTDVYSKVLQPTIMRVAKNINALGKLKEQGYKVGELRWKSPREFRSFTYNQSGFELDKKGGQTVLSLSKLADIPIEFHRPLPDDATVKEVTLKKEKTGEWFAIFGIERDTEPPAKPSLEEIDAEEVVGIDVGIRKYAHDTDGTAVESLDLSEDRDRLEREQRTLSRKEYESTNWENQRQRVAECHLDIKRKRRDFLHKLSNYYAREYDLVAVEDLDVKRMLESPRNSRNTASAAWNTFTDMLEYKCEREGTHFVEVDPDGTTKECAQCSVETEKPLWVREHSCPACGFEDDRDANAAWNILSRGLTKLGVGHSKGTPVETALPAGTSPVPAKRVVEAGSPTLSERVSASRVG, via the coding sequence ATGAACTACAATTACAGGTATCGCCTCACGCCGACTGTAGACCAGCGCGAGACGCTGGACTACCACCGCGATACCTGTAGACAACTCTATAACCACGCCCTGTACCGCTTCAACCAAATCCCCGAAGACGAGGGTACCGTCAAACAGCGCGTCCGCACGATCCGTGACGAGCTTCCCGACCTCAAAGACTGGTGGGACGCACTTACCGACGTGTACTCGAAGGTGCTCCAGCCTACCATCATGCGGGTCGCCAAGAACATCAACGCACTGGGGAAGCTCAAAGAGCAGGGCTACAAGGTCGGTGAACTTCGGTGGAAGTCACCTCGGGAGTTTCGCAGTTTCACGTACAACCAGTCTGGCTTCGAGCTCGACAAGAAGGGCGGCCAGACTGTGCTGTCACTGTCGAAACTCGCGGACATCCCCATCGAGTTCCACCGACCGCTGCCCGACGACGCCACGGTCAAGGAAGTCACGCTCAAAAAGGAGAAGACTGGCGAGTGGTTCGCCATTTTCGGGATCGAGAGGGACACAGAACCGCCAGCGAAGCCATCGCTGGAGGAGATCGACGCCGAGGAGGTGGTCGGGATCGACGTGGGCATTCGGAAGTATGCCCACGATACAGACGGCACAGCGGTCGAATCACTCGACCTCTCGGAAGACCGCGACAGGCTCGAACGAGAGCAACGGACGCTCTCCCGGAAAGAGTACGAGTCGACCAACTGGGAGAACCAGCGCCAGCGAGTGGCCGAGTGCCATCTCGACATCAAACGCAAGCGGCGTGATTTCCTGCACAAACTCTCGAACTACTACGCTCGGGAGTACGACTTGGTCGCCGTCGAAGACCTCGACGTGAAAAGGATGCTCGAATCGCCGCGCAACAGCCGCAACACGGCGTCAGCGGCGTGGAATACCTTCACCGATATGCTCGAATACAAGTGTGAGCGGGAAGGCACACACTTCGTGGAAGTTGACCCGGACGGCACCACCAAAGAGTGCGCTCAGTGTAGTGTCGAAACCGAAAAACCGCTGTGGGTGCGTGAGCACTCCTGTCCTGCCTGTGGCTTCGAGGACGACAGAGACGCAAACGCGGCGTGGAACATCCTTTCTCGCGGACTCACCAAACTAGGAGTGGGTCACTCCAAAGGAACGCCTGTGGAGACTGCGCTCCCTGCGGGAACCTCCCCGGTTCCTGCAAAGCGCGTCGTGGAAGCAGGGAGCCCCACCCTCAGCGAGCGCGTCAGCGCGAGCAGGGTGGGGTAG
- a CDS encoding KEOPS complex subunit Pcc1 has translation MKRACIETTHDDATTIAAALRPDNTPSMSTDVTDDVVRTTIERDTVGGLQSTVDDYVVNLTVAATVTRTARGHRPNHE, from the coding sequence ATGAAACGCGCTTGCATCGAGACGACCCACGACGACGCGACGACGATTGCGGCCGCACTCCGGCCGGACAACACGCCGTCGATGTCGACGGACGTGACGGACGACGTCGTCCGTACGACGATCGAACGCGACACCGTGGGCGGCTTGCAGTCGACCGTGGACGACTACGTGGTGAACCTGACGGTCGCGGCGACCGTCACACGAACGGCACGCGGACACAGACCCAACCATGAGTGA
- a CDS encoding 30S ribosomal protein S3ae, which translates to MSERSVSKQKRGKRWYTIFAPEQYDRAELGQTVADEPDKIIGRTIETTLGELTDDAGANNTKLTFKITDVGSDSAYTEFVKHELTRDYLRSLVRRGASKVDATITVLTTDDYRVRIQPVAFTTKKADRSQEQAIRRIMIDIIEDAAAERDFQSFVESAVEGRLSSAIYGDAKTVYPLRRVEIQKLTLEARPEEVAAEEEAAVDVDEEDVAVDED; encoded by the coding sequence ATGAGTGAACGCTCAGTATCCAAGCAGAAACGCGGCAAGCGCTGGTATACGATCTTCGCCCCGGAGCAGTACGACCGGGCGGAACTCGGCCAGACGGTTGCCGATGAACCGGACAAGATAATCGGACGAACGATCGAAACGACCCTCGGCGAACTCACCGACGACGCCGGGGCGAACAACACCAAACTCACGTTCAAGATCACGGACGTGGGGTCGGACTCGGCGTACACCGAGTTCGTCAAGCACGAACTCACGCGGGACTACTTGCGGAGTCTCGTGCGCCGTGGCGCCTCGAAAGTCGACGCGACGATCACGGTGCTGACGACGGACGACTACCGCGTCCGCATCCAGCCCGTCGCGTTCACGACGAAGAAGGCCGACCGCAGTCAGGAGCAGGCCATCCGTCGCATCATGATCGACATCATCGAGGACGCCGCCGCCGAACGCGACTTCCAGTCTTTCGTCGAGAGTGCCGTCGAGGGCCGACTCTCCTCGGCCATCTACGGCGACGCGAAGACGGTCTACCCGCTCCGCCGGGTCGAAATCCAGAAACTCACCCTCGAAGCGCGACCCGAAGAGGTCGCCGCCGAGGAAGAGGCCGCCGTCGACGTGGACGAAGAGGACGTCGCCGTCGACGAGGACTGA
- a CDS encoding phosphopantetheine adenylyltransferase, with translation MSRADRTVILGGTFTPIHNGHRALLHDAFQTASHDGPGDGHVIVGLTATELAKRTRSDPTHADLLGPFEERRAALDAELDETAGAYTATYEIVELTDERGPAATRADVDALVVSPEAKAQHRAHELNRARQADGLRPLEIHTPPFVVAEDGDRISSTRIRNGEIDEHGRLLD, from the coding sequence ATGAGCCGAGCCGATCGAACCGTGATCCTCGGCGGCACGTTCACGCCGATCCACAACGGGCATCGTGCCCTCCTACACGACGCGTTCCAGACGGCCAGCCACGACGGCCCCGGCGACGGACACGTGATCGTCGGCCTCACCGCGACGGAACTGGCAAAGCGGACGCGGAGCGACCCCACTCACGCCGACCTCCTCGGCCCCTTCGAGGAGCGGCGGGCGGCCCTCGACGCCGAACTCGACGAGACGGCCGGGGCCTACACGGCCACCTACGAAATCGTCGAGTTGACGGACGAACGCGGCCCGGCCGCGACACGGGCGGACGTGGACGCCCTCGTCGTCTCACCGGAGGCGAAGGCGCAGCATCGCGCCCACGAACTCAACCGGGCACGGCAGGCGGACGGCCTCCGACCCCTCGAAATCCACACTCCGCCCTTCGTCGTCGCCGAGGACGGCGACCGAATCAGCAGCACCCGGATTCGAAACGGCGAAATCGACGAACACGGGCGCCTCCTCGACTAA
- a CDS encoding 30S ribosomal protein S15, which yields MARMHTRRRGSSGSDKPVADEPPEWSDVDEADIEERVVELAEQGHDPSVIGMKLRDEGVKGTPIPDVKLATGKKLTEILEEHDADGDLPADLRNLMERAIRLRRHMETNPQDHQNKRALQNTESKIRRLVSYYRGDALDEDFRYSYDVAVELLE from the coding sequence ATGGCACGAATGCACACCCGCCGCCGTGGCTCGTCCGGATCGGACAAGCCGGTGGCAGACGAACCCCCGGAGTGGAGCGACGTAGACGAGGCAGACATCGAGGAGCGCGTGGTCGAACTCGCCGAGCAGGGCCACGACCCGAGCGTCATCGGGATGAAGCTCCGTGACGAGGGCGTGAAGGGCACGCCGATCCCCGACGTGAAGTTGGCAACGGGGAAGAAGCTCACGGAGATTCTCGAGGAGCACGACGCCGACGGCGACCTGCCGGCGGACCTCCGGAATCTGATGGAGCGGGCGATTCGCCTGCGCCGGCACATGGAGACGAACCCACAGGACCACCAGAACAAGCGCGCGCTCCAGAACACGGAGTCGAAGATCCGTCGCCTGGTCAGCTACTACCGCGGCGACGCGCTCGACGAGGACTTCAGGTACAGCTACGACGTGGCCGTCGAACTGCTGGAATAA